The segment CACCAGCCGGGCCTCCTCTCCCGGGAGCAGCGGGCCACAAGGAAGCAGTGGGCCTGGAGATCTCCATGGGGGCCGAGGAGGGGCGGCTGGGAGAGGCCGACTGGGGCCACAAGGGCCGGCCAGGACCGCAGGGGGCAGTCACAAGGGCAGCTCTCAAGGACGCCGTGTGTGAGCATCCCCGGGGGTGCGGAGGCAGAGTGGACAAGGTGCTGGGAGAGGTTTGTGGGTTTCTGTTTGTCACCGAAGGGCTGGAGTGGATAGCTTCTGGGGCTCCTTCCTCttctggaaggtgagaggagtGACATCCCCATGTCAGGATCACGGGGCCTGAAGAGTTGTTATTTGCCCGACTCCCTACTGTCAGAGACGGGGCTGGGCCTGCTCGTTACTCAGCATAGCCCGGCCTGGCTGACCAATGCACTCCGGGCTGAGCCACGAGATGGGACCGGCTGGGCCTTCACCGCAGCCTCTCCTCACCACACCGCCCAGCACCCGCCAGCAgggcacacacacaggcacaggccTCACTTGGAGCCCGGCAGCCTGACTGCGGGGCCCTCGTGGCCTGGAGGCTGTGTTGGTACCACAACATGAGGCTGGTGGGACTGGGGGACACCTCAGAGGACACCCCAGGGCCAGGGGTCAGGAGTGCCCACTGATAAGGTGCCAGGCCCCTGCAGGGTGGGGAGTGCAGGATAAGGGCCCCCTAAACCCACACCCCCAGGCGCTCACCAACCGCCCTCCCCCACCGGCTGGCCACTCACTGTCGGATGAACTGGATGGCGTCCTCGTACTTCATCCCACTCTCGATGAGGGCCAGCGCCACAAGAACAGGAGCCCTGGGGACACACGGCAGAGTCATCCAAGCTCtgccccctcacctccctcccctgaCAGGCCGCCTATGGAAGATGCCCTCACCCTCACGGCCGAGGACGGCTCAGACGCCCCCCAGTCCCTCATGGTTGGCACTGACTCACAGCTCAGCCCGACCTCCTGGGTCCAAATCCTgctccctcccatctctgctgtgtgacctcaggtggACCAggcaacctctctgtgcctcaggctcCTTGTGTGTAAAATGTGTTGCTGGGAGGACTGAAGGAGAACAGCACAGCCGAGCTTGGGTGTGGCCCCGGCTAAGAGCTTGATGCTCTACCAACCCCACCTGCCTGGTCTTCCCTCTGCCAACTGGGGGTTCCCCTGCCTGGGTCCTTTCAGGCAAAGCCAGGCTgtttggtgggggcaggggtctttgggcctggggagggggtgctggcAGTGCCTTCCTGCTCAAGTGCAGGGACAAAGCTGCAACCACAGCAGGAGAGAATGGGGTCAGACTTCGGGAAGGACTTCCTTGCTGCGAGGTGGTGGAGGCCATGTCCGGGCGCCCTCTGGGAAGTAGGGCACGTGAGATGCCGGCTCAGACCCACACCGGACAGCAAGTCAGACCACAAGATCCCAAGGGCAGGCGAGCCCCGCCCGGCCCCCTGCTCACCGTCCCAGGCCGGCCACGCAGTGCACAGCCACGCAGCTGCCGGGGTCATCACAGAATTTGGCCTTCAGCAGGCTCAGCCAGTCCTCCACCACTTTGCCGGGAGGGGGCGCCCCGTCATCGAACGGCCAGTCCTGCAGAGGGGAGCAGCGTGAGGACCCCGATGGAGGGTCGGGGGGAGAGGCGGGGCCCAGGCCGCCGGCCTGCGGGCTCCACAGGGTCAGGGCACTCAGGAGCCCCCGAGGGTGGGAGGCAGCGGGCGGCAGAGGTCACTCGGAGGGGCGGGCTCTTCACCCTCTTCTGCTCACCGCAGCtgttccctcctccaggaagccccctggGAATGCTCTGCCCTTTTCTTTCGGGAGCCCCAGGAGTCCTACTCGCCCTTCCTGACAGCCCGCACTGTGGTTCTAGGGTCAGAGAGGTTCCGGGTCAGCAGGCCCAAAGGGTCTGGTCCACAAGCGTGGTTGCCCCGTGCCTCTCCACGTCCCCAGCCCACAGCACGGCCACACAGAGCAGGCCAGCCCGGTGACCAGGAAGAAGTGAAGAGAGGGTTGGAAGGGGAGGCCCGTCACTCGGGGGCCAGGGTGCCTCATGGTCAGCTCCACCTGCGGCCTCTCCAGACGCTCGTTTTGAAGACTTAGCTGTGCCACCCGCCTCCACCAGCTCCCAGACGAGGGGAGGCGCCCCATGGGGGGTCGGGCCAGGCTCAGGGCACAGGCAGTGAGGACAGAGATGCTCGAGGCCTGGGGCAGCAGACCCAGAGCGGGCACGGTCCCAGAACGAGTGCTGTAGGCACCAGGGGTGAACCTACGTGGGCCCCACTCCCCAGGCTGACAGGGAGACATCCCTGGGCCCAGCTAatcctgcccccagcctccagaagcgGCAATGCCCGGGGGCAGCCATCTGCATGGCCCCCGTAAGTCTAACAGCCTCCTTTGTGCTGCGGCGGGCGGGCAGGAAAGGGCACTGCACCCCGCACGGACAGGCGCTTCCCACGGGTTCACCTCGTGGCCACAGGCACCC is part of the Equus quagga isolate Etosha38 chromosome 16, UCLA_HA_Equagga_1.0, whole genome shotgun sequence genome and harbors:
- the PTP4A3 gene encoding protein tyrosine phosphatase type IVA 3 isoform X1 — translated: MARMNRPAPVEVSYKNMRFLITHNPTNATLSTFIEDLKKYGATTVVRVCEVTYDKAPLEKDGITVVDWPFDDGAPPPGKVVEDWLSLLKAKFCDDPGSCVAVHCVAGLGRAPVLVALALIESGMKYEDAIQFIRQRGRSPRSYPLQPFGDKQKPTNLSQHLVHSASAPPGMLTHGVLESCPCDCPLRSWPALVAPVGLSQPPLLGPHGDLQAHCFLVARCSRERRPGWCRGPGATAGTAGADCRGAGAALAPATLQPHPPCVCACDMYPQPRARTVEAVLPPAPLTVAPRAQPSCSPQGRLVYQPSRQLCVHW